The following are encoded together in the Ranitomeya imitator isolate aRanImi1 chromosome 4, aRanImi1.pri, whole genome shotgun sequence genome:
- the LOC138675723 gene encoding uncharacterized protein isoform X1, translated as MATGVRAPSQGAGTPALDSRQSGGIRPARRSSSSSSSSPREHRRSRHRKRDRHGSKRRSYRSRSSRRSRRSRASRWRSPSSSDSSSGRSHRQESSRRRSIQRMERQGPSTPVAREVSCPEANAPIGCTGTAHSGALGGGGMPTVDLGCPGDLMPLIRSSIAPSTWKAYGKVWEEWCFLAEGKPVGSSEEARMQVTMGFLSKMYAMGVSGSVAHNRMSALAFHFKLRGWPDCTKHFLVSQVLKGWRRANKHGDNRRPISFDLLVNLVKATDSVCDSKYEAALTSAAFGLAFFGAMRVSEIVPTALNKPGGLRREDILICNDGLRIRIRKSKTDQEGRGTWFPIFAINKDICPLMLILNYTRVRKDGSQFFVHENGVPLVSGQFLAILRRTLSMVGMPAAEFGTHSFRIGAATEASRAGLFESEIQRVGRWRSRCFNRYIRPDLLL; from the exons ATGGCAACCGGTGTTCGTGCCCCAAGTCAGGGTGCTGGCACCCCGGCTCTGGATAGCAGACAGAGTGGGGGTATCCGCCCCGCGCGCagatcatcatcgtcatcatcgtcATCCCCTAGAGAGCATCGCAGAAGCAGGCATAGGAAGCGCGATCGTCATGGTAGCAAACGGCGTTCATATAGATCTAGATCCAGCCGACGTAGCAGACGGTCTAGAGCTTCGCGTTGGCGCTCGCCTTCTTCATCTGATAGTTCTTCAGGCAGGTCACACAGGCAGGAGTCCTCTCGTCGTAGGTCCATACAGCGCATGGAACGCCAAGGTCCGTCGACTCCCGTGGCACGGGAAGTAAGCTGTCCGGAGGCCAATGCACCGATCG GATGTACTGGGACGGCGCATTCAGGAGCCCTTGGAGGAGGTGGAATGCCCACAGTCGATCTGGGATGTCCTGGGGACCTGATGCCGCTAATACGATCTTCGATAGCCCCGTCAACCTGGAAAGCATATGGTAAGGTGTGGGAGGAGTGGTGCTTTTTAGCAGAAGGAAAACCAGTGGGGTCTTCAGAGGAGGCTCGAATGCAGGTGACAATGGGGTTCTTATCCAAGATGTATGCTATGGGAGTGTCGGGTTCAGTGGCGCACAATCGTATGTCTGCGCTAGCGTTCCATTTCAAGCTGCGAGGCTGGCCGGATTGCACGaaacattttctggttagccagGTACTGAAAGGTTGGCGACGAGCAAATAAGCACGGTGATAACAGGCGTCCTATATCTTTTGATTTGTTAGTGAACTTGGTTAAGGCAACGGATTCTGTTTGCGATTCCAAATACGAAGCTGCGCTAACGTCAGCGGCGTTTGGCCTAGCATTTTTTGGGGCCATGCGGGTCAGTGAGATTGTTCCTACTGCTTTGAATAAACCGGGTGGCCTTAGGCGGGAGGACATTCTGATTTGCAACGACGGTCTAAGGATTAGAATACGTAAATCCAAAACTGATCAAGAAGGTAGGGGAACTTGGTTCCCTATATTTGCCATCAACAAGGACATATGCCCGTTAATGCTAATTTTGAATTACACGCGAGTTAGGAAGGATGGTTCTCAATTTTTCGTACATGAAAATGGGGTTCCACTAGTGTCGGGCCAATTTTTAGCTATATTGAGACGTACGTTGTCAATGGTTGGAATGCCCGCAGCAGAATTTGGGACTCACTCATTTCGTATAGGTGCAGCAACAGAAGCATCTAGAGCGGGTTTGTTCGAATCAGAAATTCAAAGGGTGGGTAGATGGAGATCTCGCTGTTTTAATAGATACATCAGGCCTGACttattgctataa
- the LOC138675723 gene encoding uncharacterized protein isoform X2: protein MERQGPSTPVAREVSCPEANAPIGCTGTAHSGALGGGGMPTVDLGCPGDLMPLIRSSIAPSTWKAYGKVWEEWCFLAEGKPVGSSEEARMQVTMGFLSKMYAMGVSGSVAHNRMSALAFHFKLRGWPDCTKHFLVSQVLKGWRRANKHGDNRRPISFDLLVNLVKATDSVCDSKYEAALTSAAFGLAFFGAMRVSEIVPTALNKPGGLRREDILICNDGLRIRIRKSKTDQEGRGTWFPIFAINKDICPLMLILNYTRVRKDGSQFFVHENGVPLVSGQFLAILRRTLSMVGMPAAEFGTHSFRIGAATEASRAGLFESEIQRVGRWRSRCFNRYIRPDLLL from the exons ATGGAACGCCAAGGTCCGTCGACTCCCGTGGCACGGGAAGTAAGCTGTCCGGAGGCCAATGCACCGATCG GATGTACTGGGACGGCGCATTCAGGAGCCCTTGGAGGAGGTGGAATGCCCACAGTCGATCTGGGATGTCCTGGGGACCTGATGCCGCTAATACGATCTTCGATAGCCCCGTCAACCTGGAAAGCATATGGTAAGGTGTGGGAGGAGTGGTGCTTTTTAGCAGAAGGAAAACCAGTGGGGTCTTCAGAGGAGGCTCGAATGCAGGTGACAATGGGGTTCTTATCCAAGATGTATGCTATGGGAGTGTCGGGTTCAGTGGCGCACAATCGTATGTCTGCGCTAGCGTTCCATTTCAAGCTGCGAGGCTGGCCGGATTGCACGaaacattttctggttagccagGTACTGAAAGGTTGGCGACGAGCAAATAAGCACGGTGATAACAGGCGTCCTATATCTTTTGATTTGTTAGTGAACTTGGTTAAGGCAACGGATTCTGTTTGCGATTCCAAATACGAAGCTGCGCTAACGTCAGCGGCGTTTGGCCTAGCATTTTTTGGGGCCATGCGGGTCAGTGAGATTGTTCCTACTGCTTTGAATAAACCGGGTGGCCTTAGGCGGGAGGACATTCTGATTTGCAACGACGGTCTAAGGATTAGAATACGTAAATCCAAAACTGATCAAGAAGGTAGGGGAACTTGGTTCCCTATATTTGCCATCAACAAGGACATATGCCCGTTAATGCTAATTTTGAATTACACGCGAGTTAGGAAGGATGGTTCTCAATTTTTCGTACATGAAAATGGGGTTCCACTAGTGTCGGGCCAATTTTTAGCTATATTGAGACGTACGTTGTCAATGGTTGGAATGCCCGCAGCAGAATTTGGGACTCACTCATTTCGTATAGGTGCAGCAACAGAAGCATCTAGAGCGGGTTTGTTCGAATCAGAAATTCAAAGGGTGGGTAGATGGAGATCTCGCTGTTTTAATAGATACATCAGGCCTGACttattgctataa